Proteins encoded within one genomic window of Synechococcus sp. PCC 7335:
- a CDS encoding phosphoketolase: MTAIVSSQSSESIASLDITPPSEDELNKIDAYWRACHYLAVGMIYLRDNPLLKESLTKKHVKHRLLGHWGASPALSFTYVHCNRLIKKYDLDMIFVAGPGHGAPGVLGPVYLEGTYSETYPDKSEDEEGMQRFFKQFSFPGDIGSHVTPETPGSIHEGGELGYSLSHAYGSVLDNPDLITCCVVGDGESETGPLATAWHSNKFINPARDGAVLPVLNLNGYKIANPTIFARISHEELEYMFRGYGYTPYFVEGSDPAQMHRKMAETMEACIIKIKEVQREARVNGNVKRPRWPMIVLRSPKGWTGPDQVDGKKVEDFWRSHQVPMGGMHSNEDHLRRLEAWMRSYKPEELFDENGTLVPELKELAPKGSRRMSANPHANGGLLRRALKMPRFQDYAIQMERHGVEEYENTKVLGQLMRDIFRDNPNNFRLMGPDETASNRLQDVYDTTKKVWMAELYPEDEDGGNLARDGRVMEMLSEHTLQGWLEGYLLTGRHGLFHTYEAFAHVVDSMFNQHAKWLDICKNHVPWRQSVSSLNILLSSLVWRQDHNGFSHQDPGYVDLITNKSPEVVRAYFPPDANCLLSVADHCFRSVDYINVIISDKQKHLQYLPMDEAIRHCTKGIGIWDWASNDDCGTEPDVPDVVMACCGDIPTQEALAATAILREEFPSLKVRFINVVDLFKLMSEGEHPHGLSNRDFDSLFTPDKPVIFNFHGYPWLIHKLVYRRSNQDRIHVRGYKEEGNINTPLELAINNQIDRFGLVIDVIDRVPSLGSAAGHVKERMKNKIIECLSYAHEHGTDPEELVNWKWPY, encoded by the coding sequence ATGACTGCTATTGTCTCCTCTCAATCTTCTGAGTCGATTGCTTCACTAGATATCACGCCACCATCCGAAGATGAACTGAACAAGATAGATGCTTATTGGCGGGCTTGCCACTATTTGGCAGTTGGCATGATCTATTTGCGTGATAATCCACTACTTAAGGAATCTCTCACCAAAAAGCACGTCAAGCACAGGTTATTAGGCCACTGGGGTGCTTCTCCTGCTTTGAGCTTTACCTATGTTCACTGCAATCGCCTGATTAAGAAGTACGATCTAGATATGATCTTTGTCGCCGGGCCAGGTCACGGTGCGCCAGGGGTACTAGGTCCGGTATATCTAGAAGGGACTTACTCAGAGACCTATCCAGATAAAAGTGAAGATGAAGAGGGCATGCAGCGCTTCTTTAAGCAGTTCTCTTTCCCGGGCGATATTGGTAGCCACGTGACCCCAGAGACGCCTGGATCAATCCACGAAGGTGGCGAGCTAGGCTATAGCCTCTCTCACGCCTATGGTTCAGTTTTAGATAATCCTGATTTAATCACTTGCTGTGTGGTCGGTGATGGGGAATCTGAAACAGGTCCGCTCGCAACCGCTTGGCACTCTAACAAGTTCATTAATCCAGCTCGTGACGGCGCTGTTCTACCGGTTCTGAATTTGAACGGGTACAAGATTGCGAACCCTACCATCTTCGCTAGAATCTCCCACGAGGAGCTGGAGTATATGTTCAGGGGCTATGGCTATACGCCCTATTTCGTAGAAGGCAGCGACCCAGCCCAGATGCACAGGAAGATGGCTGAAACCATGGAAGCGTGCATCATCAAGATTAAGGAAGTCCAGCGAGAAGCAAGAGTTAATGGCAATGTCAAGCGTCCGCGCTGGCCGATGATTGTATTGCGATCGCCCAAAGGATGGACAGGACCCGATCAAGTCGATGGCAAAAAGGTAGAAGATTTCTGGCGATCGCACCAAGTGCCCATGGGCGGTATGCACAGCAACGAAGACCACCTGCGAAGGCTAGAAGCCTGGATGCGTAGCTACAAGCCCGAAGAACTCTTTGACGAAAACGGCACACTTGTCCCTGAGCTAAAAGAGCTTGCGCCTAAAGGAAGCCGCCGGATGAGCGCAAATCCCCATGCCAACGGTGGCCTGCTCCGCAGAGCGCTAAAGATGCCGCGTTTCCAAGACTATGCCATCCAAATGGAACGGCACGGCGTAGAGGAATACGAGAATACGAAAGTGTTGGGCCAGCTCATGCGCGATATCTTTCGCGATAATCCTAACAACTTCCGGCTAATGGGGCCTGATGAGACAGCCTCCAATCGATTGCAAGACGTCTACGATACCACTAAGAAAGTGTGGATGGCAGAGCTATACCCAGAGGACGAAGACGGTGGCAACCTCGCCCGAGATGGCCGGGTGATGGAGATGCTGAGCGAACACACCTTACAAGGCTGGCTAGAAGGCTATCTGCTAACCGGACGGCACGGACTCTTTCATACCTACGAAGCCTTTGCCCACGTAGTCGATTCTATGTTCAACCAGCATGCCAAATGGTTGGATATCTGCAAAAATCACGTCCCCTGGCGGCAGTCGGTCTCATCGCTAAATATCTTGCTCTCTTCTCTAGTATGGCGGCAAGACCACAATGGATTTAGCCACCAAGATCCAGGCTATGTAGATCTCATTACGAACAAAAGCCCAGAGGTTGTTCGTGCCTATTTCCCACCAGATGCGAACTGCCTACTTTCAGTCGCTGATCACTGCTTTCGCAGCGTTGACTATATCAACGTCATCATCTCTGACAAGCAAAAGCATCTACAGTATCTACCGATGGATGAGGCGATTCGGCACTGTACCAAAGGTATTGGGATCTGGGACTGGGCTAGTAATGATGACTGTGGTACCGAGCCAGATGTTCCTGATGTAGTGATGGCTTGCTGTGGCGATATCCCTACCCAGGAGGCTTTAGCAGCAACTGCTATCTTACGAGAAGAGTTTCCCTCCTTGAAAGTGCGTTTTATCAACGTGGTTGATTTGTTTAAGCTGATGTCAGAGGGCGAACATCCTCATGGGCTATCAAACAGAGACTTTGACTCTCTGTTTACCCCAGACAAGCCAGTCATCTTCAACTTTCACGGTTATCCCTGGCTGATTCACAAACTGGTGTATCGTCGCTCTAATCAAGATCGCATTCATGTACGGGGCTACAAGGAAGAAGGCAATATTAATACGCCTTTGGAGCTAGCCATTAATAACCAAATTGATAGGTTTGGCCTCGTGATTGATGTAATTGACAGAGTACCGTCTCTAGGATCGGCAGCGGGCCATGTAAAAGAGCGCATGAAGAACAAAATCATTGAATGTTTAAGCTACGCGCATGAGCATGGTACAGACCCAGAAGAGCTGGTGAACTGGAAGTGGCCCTATTAG
- a CDS encoding histidine phosphatase family protein yields the protein MSLHLYFLRHGETTHSQTGGFCGFLDPELTAPGKQMAQAFADAYKQQPWEAIFCSPMKRTIATAKPLCDALGIEPKLREGLKEINYGKWEDSTQAEVCKQYAEDYIRWQREPAWNPPTEGETTIQIASRASLVIAEIEEKYTNGNVLVVSHKATIRIILCNLLGIDLGRYRDRIDMPVATVSVVKFGTHGPMLQRLGDRNHLPKQLRDREGT from the coding sequence ATGAGCCTACATCTCTATTTTCTGCGCCATGGAGAAACCACTCATAGTCAAACGGGTGGTTTCTGCGGCTTCTTAGACCCGGAGCTAACAGCGCCTGGAAAGCAGATGGCACAGGCATTTGCAGATGCATACAAGCAGCAGCCTTGGGAGGCAATTTTCTGCAGCCCCATGAAGCGCACGATAGCGACCGCCAAACCGCTGTGTGACGCCCTAGGGATAGAGCCGAAATTAAGGGAGGGTCTTAAAGAGATCAACTATGGCAAGTGGGAAGATAGTACGCAAGCAGAAGTTTGTAAACAATACGCTGAAGACTACATACGCTGGCAAAGAGAACCTGCATGGAATCCACCAACGGAGGGCGAGACTACAATTCAAATTGCCAGTAGAGCTTCTTTAGTCATTGCTGAGATAGAGGAGAAGTACACAAATGGAAATGTCTTAGTGGTTTCTCATAAGGCAACTATTCGAATCATCCTATGCAATCTGCTAGGAATCGACCTAGGGCGGTATCGAGATCGCATTGATATGCCAGTTGCTACCGTCAGCGTTGTCAAATTTGGCACTCACGGTCCGATGTTGCAAAGGCTCGGCGATCGCAATCATTTGCCCAAGCAGTTGCGCGATCGCGAAGGCACTTGA
- a CDS encoding acetate/propionate family kinase: protein MKIFVLNAGSSSQKSALYEIPNETLPGHPSEPLWEGQLDWTKENSAQLVVKSHTGEKHSETIERSSRKESILHLLGLLHHGPTKVISELLDIDVVGHRVVHGGADYQSSVTVTPTVKQTIHRLISLAPNHNPANLEGIELMEQLLPDIPQVAVFDTAFHSQMPSVASIYPGPYDWVEQGIRRYGFHGISHQYCTQKASQILEQALSSLRLITCHLGNGGSLAAVKNGKSIDTTMGFTPLDGLMMGTRSGAVDPGILIHLMRQGMSVDELDQLLNKASGLLGVSGVSHDLRAVQAEIQQNNKRAQLAKDLYLYRLKACIGSMIMALGGVDVIAFTGGIGENAAWLRLSVCESMEFLGLQIDNEKNNSLPTDIDIATCESKVRVLVIHTQEDWAIAQECWQLVKGERPKGR, encoded by the coding sequence ATGAAGATATTTGTTCTAAATGCCGGTTCTAGTAGTCAAAAGAGCGCCCTTTATGAGATTCCAAACGAGACGCTGCCTGGCCACCCGTCTGAACCACTATGGGAAGGCCAACTAGACTGGACAAAAGAGAACTCAGCGCAGCTGGTTGTCAAATCTCATACTGGAGAAAAGCACTCAGAAACGATAGAAAGATCATCTCGAAAAGAAAGCATTCTACATCTGCTAGGTCTGCTTCATCACGGACCAACCAAAGTAATTTCAGAACTTTTGGATATTGACGTAGTTGGACACCGCGTTGTACACGGCGGAGCCGACTATCAGTCTAGCGTCACAGTTACTCCTACTGTTAAACAAACTATCCACCGGCTAATTTCCCTCGCGCCTAACCATAATCCGGCAAATCTAGAGGGTATTGAGCTGATGGAACAGCTACTGCCAGATATTCCTCAAGTTGCGGTTTTCGATACGGCTTTTCATAGCCAAATGCCCTCAGTGGCTAGTATCTATCCTGGTCCATACGACTGGGTAGAACAAGGCATTCGTCGCTATGGATTTCACGGCATTAGCCATCAATACTGTACTCAAAAAGCTAGCCAAATTCTAGAACAAGCGTTGAGCAGCCTAAGACTGATTACCTGCCATCTTGGTAATGGTGGCTCACTTGCAGCGGTTAAAAATGGAAAGAGTATTGATACGACTATGGGATTCACACCCCTAGATGGCCTGATGATGGGTACCCGATCAGGCGCTGTTGATCCAGGTATTCTAATTCACTTGATGCGTCAGGGCATGAGTGTCGATGAGCTTGATCAGCTGTTGAACAAAGCGTCAGGCTTGCTAGGCGTTTCGGGTGTATCGCATGATCTACGGGCAGTGCAGGCAGAAATCCAACAGAACAATAAAAGAGCCCAGCTAGCAAAAGATCTTTACTTGTATCGGCTAAAAGCTTGTATAGGATCAATGATTATGGCCTTGGGCGGCGTGGACGTGATCGCATTTACCGGCGGAATCGGAGAGAATGCAGCCTGGTTGAGGCTATCAGTGTGCGAGTCAATGGAATTCTTGGGCTTGCAGATAGATAATGAAAAGAACAACAGTTTACCCACTGATATAGATATCGCAACCTGTGAGTCTAAAGTCAGGGTGCTCGTAATTCATACTCAAGAAGATTGGGCAATTGCTCAAGAATGCTGGCAGCTTGTCAAAGGCGAAAGGCCAAAAGGCAGATAG
- a CDS encoding phosphomannose isomerase type II C-terminal cupin domain, with protein MTDKQKPLNGEKASVANRVSSSEAFSDSDKGTTQKQRPWGSASVLEEGTRYKIKRVEVKPGHRLSLQTHQHRNEHWIVVSGTAKVICGSHESFLATNQSTYIPACTTHRLENPGTIPLVLIEVQSGEYLGEDDIVRLQSDYDEDDFSKKGMAASM; from the coding sequence ATGACAGACAAACAGAAACCACTTAATGGAGAAAAGGCATCCGTAGCCAACAGGGTGTCTTCATCTGAAGCGTTCTCCGACTCTGATAAAGGTACTACGCAAAAGCAGCGTCCGTGGGGGTCCGCTAGTGTTTTAGAAGAAGGAACACGCTACAAAATAAAGCGCGTTGAAGTAAAGCCTGGTCACCGGCTTAGCCTACAAACCCATCAGCACCGCAATGAACACTGGATTGTCGTATCAGGGACAGCCAAAGTCATTTGTGGTAGTCACGAATCTTTCCTAGCCACAAACCAGTCGACTTACATTCCTGCCTGCACAACGCATCGGCTTGAGAATCCCGGCACTATTCCCCTGGTTCTCATAGAAGTTCAAAGTGGAGAGTATCTTGGCGAAGACGATATTGTGCGGCTTCAGAGCGATTATGACGAGGATGACTTTTCTAAGAAAGGAATGGCTGCGTCGATGTAG